Genomic window (Capsicum annuum cultivar UCD-10X-F1 chromosome 10, UCD10Xv1.1, whole genome shotgun sequence):
TTTCCTATGACACTGATGGGAGCATGAAACAAAGACATACAATATGTGGAGATGCTTAGTAATGTGCTCTTAATGAGCACTTTTTCCCCGCCTTTGGAAAGATACCTCTTCTTCCAACCTGTAAGCCTTTTCTCGGCCCTCCGAACTACCGAATTCCACACACTAATGTCCTTACTTGAGGTCCCCGACGATAACCCAAGGTATGCAGTCGGGAGAGTCCACACCTTGCAATGCAAAACCTGAGTGAGCAACTCAATGTTGTCCATCTCGCCAACAGGAATGATCTCACATTTTCTGAGATTAATTTTAAGGCCAGACACCATCAGAAACCAAGTTAAGACTTGGCCTAGAAAATCTAGATGAGCCCAATCCGCCCCATAAAACACTAAGGTATCATCTGCAAACAAAAGATGAGAAATCAATAATGATCCAACACCTTTAACCACAACACTGAACCCTTTCAAGTGTCCTCCTAGAACAACTCTATCAACAGTCCTACTAAAAGATTCCATCACCAAAACGAAGAGCATAGGTGATAAAGGATCCCCTTGCCTCAGACCCCtcacactttaaaaaaaaataaaaataaacacacGGGTTACCATTCACCAACACTGAGTAGTGCACTGAGAAAATATAAAAACGGATCCACTTTCTCGATTGTTCTCTAAAACCCATATTTAacatattgaaataaaaatcaaggAACTATTGGTTTACGTTATCATAAACCTTTTCAAGATCTAACTTGCACACCACTTACGGCAAGACTGATTTCTTTCTCGAATCAACCACTTCATTAGCCACCAAAGTTGCATCCAATATTTGCCCTACCTTCCACAAAACCATTTTGTGAAGTTAATATTGTCTTGTTCAGAACCTTCCTAAGTCATTTAAAAAGCATCTTAAATATAATCTTGTAGATACTTTCCACTAGACTAATAGGTCTATAATTCCCGATGTTATTAGCTCCCTTCCGTTAGGGATAATGATAGTGAAAGAAGCATTTAAACTCCTCTCGACCAGCCTTCTTTCTTGGAACTCATCAATGATTTCCATAACACTGCTCTTACAATGCTCCGGCAATGCTGGAAGAGACCAAATAAAACCGCCAGAACTCGAGTCCTAGTCTCCCGGACAAAATCCCTCTCCAACTACCCATTACCTCCTCCAATGTGactaaaccccccccccccccccccccccccccccccggggTTTAGCATATGGAATCAGATACTCTTCTGATCAACCTTTTTGgctatattttgggggatttttttaaaatttttggctAGAACTCTTCAATCCAACATCTTGTAGCTTGATTTTGACGTTTGTATGGTTCCAAAAATACGCTATTCGAACTTGAGCCCCATGATTACTTTGGAACCCTTACTTGGAGTTTCTAACTAAAGGTGGCAGAATTAGCCATGATGACATGACCACCCAAGTTTGGGCAGGTTAACTACTTGCCGCACCCATTTATTAGCTCAGCCATTTTGACCTGCCCAATTCAATCCCAACCCAAAGTTGACTAATTTGGGCTACATATATGGCCTAAATTAATCCATAGTTAACCTTGacaaaatattataaaagacTTTGtttgatgtgtgttatatataaCTAGAATAAACAGgaaaaaaatttacaagttttGTATAACAATGAAACAAAGAAATTAAAACGTGTTAATAGTTGCGCAGATCGGGCTATAACCCATTGCTTAGCCCATCTTGGCTCAACCTATCTCAGCCAAAGCAACCTTATTAACCAGCACATTCATTAACTCTACGCATATTTACTTATCTAAATTCAGGCCAACCCATCCATTTGACCCTCCTGGTTCTAACTGCTTCGTTTGGGAGATTCAGTAGAGTtaatggataaggagcataatagaCCTGTTTAACATTTTGCGCAATGATAAAAGGATCATAGCTTCCATACTGCCTTGTATGCTTAACTTCAACAATTTTGTAATGTGGGTCCACCCTTGTACCAATTTTTGGTGTTGggtcaaaccacttacatcgaaaaaGTATCAACTTTTTGTGTGGCCACCCAGGAAAATCTAATTCTAAAATCTCTTGGAGcacaccataataatcaacaTCTCCATCCTTATTGCTAGTGTCTCCTTTAACCCAAACCCCAATGTTATTGCTTTTATAATACTTGGAGCTTTCTTCTGTGCAGAACTTATGTCCATTGACATTGTACTTATTCATCGTTTTGACCAATGGGCTTGGCCCCCAAgctatatctttaaaaaattggTTGGTCATGTTATTATTTGGATCATTAACCTATATAGTggtaaaaaagaattaaaagattagtaaatactaataatttataaaaaaatatatatatatatatttaatattttataagttAACTCTTACAGAAGATTTGAACCACTCGCTAAAATGAGAATAAACAGCATCATATCCATACAAACTCAAGAACAAACTGTCAAACATATTTAACATTTacacaataaaattaataatgaattattttgaaaaacaCAATAATATAATTCGAACTTACTTATAATATGATTGAACTTTCGGACAATTCAATAATACATGTGTCGTGGCTGACTTTCTCTCCATATCAGTCAAGAATCTTCTCATGGTGGTTTTAGAACCCTTACCTGGTTGATTGAATATGGATAATGGTGGGGCCAAAGGATCATTCTTACCTTCACTATGTCGAATTGTCCTATGTCTCAAACACGGTACgtgtttttcaaaataataagaaCAAAAGTGAGAGGTTTCCGCAACAAGATAGGCCTTACATATAGATCCCTCAAATCTATTGTTTTGTTTCACAGACCGTTTACACTTGCCAATTTTCCGTTTACACTAACAAAAACACATCTAACGTATTTCGTTTTTTTGAGTTTCGTAGTTGAGCTTTTAGGTATGAAACTTAAGCAATAATTGTGGAGGTGTGATTTgataaatagttgataagtgcATGCTTCTTCTAGAAGCTTCCTGGTCTTAAATCGATACTTCAATAGCTCTTTTATTTCCATTACTAATGTTGCTGTGTTTGTAATATCTACCTCCGCCGGCGCCGGACCTATTTGCGATGGTCATCGTTGCGCAATTTTCCGGCGATTGCATGATTCTGAATGTGAAGTAGATGCATATAAgttaataacaacaaaaatacatCTAACGTATTTCAGTTTTTTGAGTTTCCTAGCTGAACtatcaactatttatcaaaacacacctaaTTATTAATTGTTCATGGTATGTTTTCATAAATAGTCGATTATAATGCAGGAAGTAAACactaaacacacacacacacacctgaTCGTTCAGCTATGAAACTCAAAACACCGAGATACTTTAATGTACCTTTTCATCGAGGATTGCGGAATCGCGGCGGAGGTAGTTGTAAAGTCTATGTTGGACAGCAACTCTAGCAAGTTTTTCCGTGCTAACATTAGCAGAGCGAAGATCAATAAGCTTAACACGGTCGATTTCAGGGTAAGTGACAAAGAAATAGCTCGAAATCGCTAAGCTAAGAGCGGCGTTGCCAATGAAAGCGAGGCGCTGGTAATATAGAAGATGAATTTGGATAGGAAGAATGAGTAAGTGCTTCTTCTAGAAGTTTTCTATTCTTAAATCGATACTTCAATAGCTATTATATTGCCGTTAATGTCGCCGTGTTTGTAATATCTACCTCCGCGGCGCCGGAAACCAATTTGCGATGGCCATCGTCGTGCAATTTTCCGTCGATTGCATGGATTTTGAATGTGAAGTAAATGCATATAAgttaaataataatcaaaacacatccaacatatttttgttttttgagttTCGTAGTTGAACTTTTAGGTGTATGAGTCTATCAtcaattatttatcaaaacacacctaaaTTATTAATTGTTCATGGTGCAATTTGATAAATAGTTGATTATAATTTAGCTACGAAACTCAAAAAAACGAGATACTTTAACGTACCTTTTCATCGAGGATTGAGGAATCGCGGCAGAGGTAGTTGTAAAGTCCATGCCGGACAGCAACTCTAGCAAGTTTTTCCGTGCTAACATTAATAGCCCGAAGATCAGTAAGCTTACCACAGTCGATTTCAGGATAAGTCACAAAGAAATAGCTCGAAATCGCTAAGCTTAGAGCGGCGTCGCCAATGAAAACGAGGTACTGGTAATATAGAAGATGAATTTGGATAGGAAGAATGAGTAAGTGCATCTTCTAGAAGCTTCCTATTCTTAAATCGATACTTCAATAGCTCTTCTATTGTCGTTATTTAATATCTACCTCCGCCAGCCCCGAAAACCTATTTTCGTTGGTCATCGTCGTGCAATTTTTCGGCGATTGCATGGATTTTGAAATGTGAAGCAGATGCATATAAgttaaataacaacaaaaatacacCTAACCGTATCTCGATTTTTTGAGTTTCCGATCTGAACTATcatcaactatttatcaaaacatacCTAATTATCAATTGTTCATGGcgtgttttgataaatagttgacTATAATTCAGGTAGCAAACGAACATACACATGATCGTTCAGCTATGAAACTTAAAAAACATGCATAGAAGTTACATAATAACAGAAACACATAGTATTTCAGTTTTTTGAGATTCCTATCTGAACTATCATctactatttatcaaaacacacctaaaTTATTAACTGTTCATGGTGGTTTTTGATAAATAGTTAGATTATAATTCGGGTAGCAAACACACACACTCTTGATCGTTCAGCTATGAAACTCAAAAATCGATATACTTGAGGTGTGTTTTTCGTCGTACCTTTTCATCGAGTACTGCGGAATCACGGCGGAGGTAGTTGTAGAGCCCGTGCCGGACGGCAACTCTAGCAAGTTTTTCCGTGCTAACATTAACAGCGCGAAGATCAGTAAGCTTACCGCAGTCGATTTCAGGGTAAGTAACAAAGAAATAGCTCGAAATCGCTAAGCTAAGAGAGGCATCGCCGATGAAAGCGAGGCGCTGGTAATTTATAGAAGATGAATTTGGATAAGAAGAATGAGTAAGAGCTTCTTCTAGAAGCTTCCTGTTCTTAAATTGATACTTTAATAGTTGTTCCATTGctgtttttgttgtttcttccTCCGCCGGCGACGGCGGAAACCTAGTTTCGCCGATTAATATA
Coding sequences:
- the LOC107845496 gene encoding uncharacterized protein LOC107845496 gives rise to the protein MRRFLTDMERKSATTHVLLNCPKVQSYYNLFLSLYGYDAVYSHFSEWFKSSVNDPNNNMTNQFFKDIAWGPSPLVKTMNKYNVNGHKFCTEESSKYYKSNNIGVWVKGDTSNKDGDVDYYGVLQEILELDFPGWPHKKLILFRCKWFDPTPKIGTRVDPHYKIVEVKHTRQYGSYDPFIIAQNVKQVYYAPYPLTLLNLPNEAVRTRRVKWMGWPEFR